The Penaeus chinensis breed Huanghai No. 1 chromosome 36, ASM1920278v2, whole genome shotgun sequence genome includes a region encoding these proteins:
- the LOC125044989 gene encoding UDP-glucosyltransferase 2-like, translating to MRPWSVTVATVLIVGLLVAEGGTREVGNAHKEGGGKDVRDVHKELGTSEAGHALTDLGTSEVRGAHTEAVTSESGDAHTVEGTSEEKDGHEKGETGEERAAQQPRRVLFLAPLSPRSHKNFFMGIVDAVADSGNHVTLVTSYEAPKPRKNVREVVVSLDIHHLAPNMFTKTKTAALATFMASAPELCSEALGKEQVQELLEEEFDVALVSAAFSHCFLSVVHRLKIPFIWVSPAVQLGLTDQWIGNPSFPSFAGFGFMEAKHPLTFSQRAFATFGNILFSQLVTLYTVPRMEDACRRRGLCPEDMPSLSEMQYNASLLMANGVRTLDNPARPFMPNVISVGGINCRPSQPLPQDLGDWVQGAGDDGFIFFSLGTAVVPSDMPEKFRQILVKVFGSLRQRVLWKWDQDDMPDLPANVRLGKWLPQQDILGHPSLKLFITHGGLLSTLESSYHGIPVLGLPVMGDQQTNMLAVSSEGWGRFLVWDQLTEEALLKEILMVMTDQSLKAEAQRRSRVMKDQPQTPAEVASYWVNYVITHKGAPHLRSPLTYMSWYQVYNADVWLTVTTAMLVVLYLLFRCFFSMFSRLCSSKGKRKLD from the exons ATGCGTCCTTGGAGTGTTACGGTGGCAACTGTGCTAATTGTCGGACTCCTGGTGGcagaaggaggaacaagggagGTGGGAAATGCGCACAAGGAAGGAGGCGGAAAGGATGTGAGAGATGTGCACAAGGAATTAGGAACAAGTGAGGCGGGACATGCACTCACAGACTTAGGAACAAGTGAAGTAAGAGGTGCTCACACAGAAGCAGTAACAAGTGAGTCGGGAGATGCGCACACGGTAGAAGGAACAAGTGAGGAGAAAGATGGTCacgagaaaggagaaacaggagaggaaagagcTGCGCAACAACCTCGCCGTGTTCTTTTCCTCGCTCCTTTGTCTCCCAGGAGCCACAAGAACTTCTTCATGGGAATCGTCGATGCTGTGGCTGATAGCGGCAACCAT GTAACTCTGGTAACAAGCTACGAGGCACCGAAGCCCCGAAAGAATGTGCGGGAGGTCGTGGTATCATTGGACATCCATCACTTGGCGCCCAACATGTTTACCAAAACAAAGACTGCGGCGCTAGCGACTTTCATGGCATCTGCTCCTGAACTCTGCTCTGAGGCCCTTGGCAAGGAGCAAGTGCAAGAGCTGCTGGAGGAGGAGTTCGATGTCGCCTTGGTTAGCGCCGCGTTCTCACACTGCTTCTTGTCGGTCGTGCATCGGCTCAAG ATTCCATTCATCTGGGTCTCCCCTGCTGTGCAATTAGGCCTGACTGACCAGTGGATCgggaacccctccttcccttccttcgcggGCTTCGGGTTCATGGAGGCGAAGCACCCTCTCACATTCAGCCAAAGAGCCTTTGCCACTTTTGGGAACATTCTCTTCAGTCAGCTGGTCACCTTATACACCGTGCCTAg GATGGAAGATGCCTGCCGACGCCGAGGTTTGTGTCCAGAGGATATGCCAAGCTTGAGTGAAATGCAGTATAATGCAAGTCTCTTGATGGCCAACGG aGTTAGAACATTGGATAATCCCGCACGTCCCTTTATGCCAAATGTCATTTCTGTTGGAGGTATCAACTGTCGTCCCTCTCAGCCCCTCCCGCAA GATCTCGGGGACTGGGTTCAAGGAGCTGGTGATGATGGCTTCATCTTCTTCAGTCTGGGCACCGCTGTTGTGCCGTCTGACATGCCTGAGAA ATTCCGCCAGATTCTAGTAAAGGTATTTGGGTCCCTGAGGCAGCGTGTGTTGTGGAAATGGGACCAGGATGACATGCCCGACCTGCCTGCCAATGTCAGGCTCGGGAAGTGGCTGCCGCAGCAAGACATTCTGG GACACCCATCTCTGAAGCTGTTCATAACCCACGGCGGCCTCCTGAGCACCCTGGAGTCCTCCTACCACGGGATTCCTGTGCTGGGCCTCCCCGTGATGGGCGACCAGCAGACCAACATGCTCGCGGTGTCCAGTGAGGGCTGGGGTCGGTTCCTCGTCTGGGACCAGCTGACGGAGGAGGCGCTGTTGAAGGAGATCTTGATGGTCATGACGGATCAAAG TCTGAAAGCTGAGGCCCAACGGCGGTCGCGGGTGATGAAGGACCAGCCTCAGACCCCGGCCGAGGTGGCATCCTACTGGGTGAACTACGTCATCACACACAAGGGGGCGCCGCACCTTCGCTCGCCTCTCACTTACATGTCGTG GTACCAGGTATATAACGCAGACGTTTGGCTGACAGTAACAACGGCGATGCTCGTGGTCTTATACCTCCTCTTCAGGTGCTTCTTCTCTATGTTTTCAAGACTCTGTTCTTCCAAAGGCAAAAGAAAGTTGGATTAG